A region of Thermothielavioides terrestris NRRL 8126 chromosome 6, complete sequence DNA encodes the following proteins:
- a CDS encoding uncharacterized protein (Contains conserved domains Fungal_trans[pfam04082] and Zn_clus[pfam00172].), translated as MASASHNPYLRSPNPSARPYDSSAASSATSPKAGEQYLGGLVRSNAHDSSAIPSARASQPPPPPSHPRAIPPPLPSAHHPPPGPFQPYTPATSATTSYMERESLPSNESVAGTPRPSHAHLPASRSNSMQAQKRAYRQRRKDPSCDACRERKVKCDATETTSCSECSSRGVKCQFTKETNRRMSSIKQVQDLEKQMERIRRENSSLRRMLQERDGRQFDMDVDGVEQLPLQLPEIGQPPKRKKRPAGLHNLARVRSNLRNFSRGIWKPPVPYRQAAAPELRDFQHSLPPRQTTEALLRAYYASTHSMTPILHWTTFTQTIDDIYRQGNPLRVSQAFMSMFFAVLAVGRLFTAEDEQNRVYPAPALLESARLMIDPWCNDFDLDHARALVLITIALNELNLKSAAWSWLGSAVRVAQDLGLHAEPATASLIENEMRRRTWWTIYILDRSLAVELGRPMLIDDSDCDVSLPAAIDDHHLSERGQRLPDGVEALTHSLLAIVHVVRSYPALGRALASPVIAPTRLATFDQHFAACRRTFPPACNPASSAALIPTFLNPLTYLLHARLLLHRHNLLPSCPPDVRLIAIEQCMHTALETAALLSRTSTASLAEGATALLTTHVFRCALILLLTGCFEQAAECTRALAAINNHRDVAVPCGRFLAFFISALSSRRAEIAAYLSQQQAPPPAAQPPSPYGPPPPPPPPPHGPSPAAVHDALMRDEELLAYVSADMQAGLDTAWVWAGSTEREPTAPLPAPAPAPGKLSLYSAEARSGLTGEERWDWGPGMAGWERLESELRRLASGELGPAAGTTSAAAIPNPPVQAQAQAQHQGWNAAAPAAAVPPPALPPLLPQHQHQHQHPPPHQPQHQHQPHGGIKVEMGAQDARMEMAALPPIAAPGQRPNQGRASVSPTAGTSGKSKSQERISIANII; from the coding sequence ATGGCGTCCGCGTCGCACAACCCGTATCTTCGATCTCCCAACCCCTCAGCGCGGCCTTACGACTCGtccgccgcctcgtcggccACGTCGCCCAAGGCAGGGGAGCAGtacctcggcggcctcgtgAGATCGAATGCACACGATAGCAGCGCGATCCCGAGCGCGAGAGcgagccagccgccgccgccgccttctcaCCCCCGAGCTATCCCACCACCCCTCCCCTCAGCTCACCATCCTCCGCCCGGCCCTTTCCAGCCTTACACGCCTGCTacgtcggcgacgacgtcaTACATGGAGCGGGAATCCCTGCCGTCGAACGAATCGGTGGCCGGTACGCCCCGGCCGTCGCATGCGCACCTTCCGGCGTCCCGCAGCAACAGCATGCAGGCCCAGAAGCGGGCGTACCGGCAAAGGAGGAAGGACCCGAGCTGCGATGCGTGCCGGGAGCGGAAGGTCAAATGCGATGCGACCGAGACCACCAGCTGCTCGGAGTGCTCAAGCCGGGGCGTCAAGTGCCAGTTTACCAAGGAGACCAACCGCCGCATGTCGTCCATCAAGCAGGTGCAGGACCTCGAGAAGCAGATGGAACGGATCCGGCGCGAGAACAGCAGCCTCCGCCGCATGCTGCAGGAGCGCGACGGCCGCCAGTTCGACATGGACGTggacggcgtcgagcagctgcccCTGCAGCTACCGGAGATCGGCCAGCCCCCGAAGCGCAAGAAGCGGCCGGCGGGCCTCCACAACCTCGCTCGGGTCAGATCCAATCTGCGGAACTTTTCGCGGGGGATTTGGAAGCCGCCGGTCCCCTACCGGCAGGCTGCGGCCCCCGAGCTGAGAGACTTCCAGCACtccctgccgccgcggcagaccaccgaggcgctgctgcgggcctACTACGCCTCGACACACTCGATGACCCCGATCCTGCACTGGACCACCTTCACGCAGACGATCGACGACATCTACCGCCAGGGGAACCCGCTGCGCGTCTCCCAAGCCTTCATGTCGATGTTCTTCGCCGTCTTGGCCGTGGGCAGGCTCTTCACTGCAGAAGACGAGCAAAACCGCGTATatccggccccggcgctgctggagtcGGCGCGGTTGATGATCGATCCGTGGTGCAACGACTTCGACCTGGACCACGCCCGCGCGCTGGTGTTGATCACGATCGCCTTGAACGAGCTGAACCTGAAGTCGGCGGCGTGGAGCTGGCTCGGGAGCGCGGTCAGGGTGGCGCAGGACCTTGGTCTCCATGCCGAGCCCGCGACGGCGTCCCTGATCGAGAACGAAATGCGCCGGAGGACATGGTGGACAATCTACATCCTCGACCGGAGCCTGGCCGTCGAGCTCGGGAGGCCGATGCTGATCGACGATTCCGACTGCGACGTCTCGTTGCCGGCAGCGATCGATGACCATCACCTGTCGGAACGCGGCCAGCGGCTTCCGGATGGCGTCGAAGCGCTCACCCACTCGCTCCTCGCCATCGTTCATGTCGTGCGCTCCTACCCGGCACTGGGAAGGGCCCTCGCGTCGCCCGTCATCGCGCCGACGCGCCTGGCGACATTCGACCAACACTTCGCCGCGTGCCGGCGCACCTTTCCGCCGGCCTGCAACCCCGCGAGCTCCGCCGCCCTGATACCCACTTTCCTCAACCCCCTGACCTACCTCCTCCACGCTCGCCTGCTCCTGCACCGGCACAACCTGCTTCCATCATGCCCTCCCGATGTCCGGCTAATAGCCATCGAGCAGTGCATGCACACGGCGCTCGAGACGGCCGCGCTTTTGTCACGCACCTCCACCGCCtcgctcgccgagggcgccacCGCCCTCCTCACCACCCACGTCTTCCGCTGCGCCCTGATCCTGCTTCTGACGGGCTGCTTCGAGCAAGCAGCCGAATGCACCCGGGCTCTCGCCGCCATCAACAACCACCGCGACGTCGCCGTCCCCTGCGGCCGCTTCCTCGCCTTCTTCATCTCGGCGCTGTCGTCTCGACGAGCCGAGATCGCAGCCTACCtctcgcagcagcaggctcctccgcccgccgcgcagccgccgtcgccgtacggaccgccaccgccaccgccgccgccgccacacgGCCCTTCGCCCGCGGCCGTGCACGACGCCCTGATGCgcgacgaggagctgctcgCGTACGTCAGCGCCGACATGCAGGCGGGGCTCGACACCGCCTGGGTTTGGGCTGGCAGCACCGAGCGCGAGCCgaccgcgccgctgccggcgccggcgccggcgcccggcaAGCTCAGCCTGTACAGCGCCGAGGCGAGGTCCGGGCTGACTGGCGAGGAGCGGTGGGATTGGGGCCCCGGCATGGCCGGCTGGGAGAGGCTGGAGAGCGAGTTGCGGAGGCTCGCCAGCGGCGAGCTGGGGCCGGCCGCGGGCACGActtcggccgcggcgatACCGAACCCGCCGGTGCAGGCACAGGCACAGGCGCAGCATCAGGGGTGGaatgctgctgctcctgctgctgctgttcccCCGCCGGCGTTGCCGCCTCTGTTgccgcagcaccagcaccagcatcagcatccGCCTCCGCACCAGCctcagcaccagcaccagcctcATGGGGGTATCAAAGTGGAGATGGGAGCGCAGGATGCCAGGATGGAGATGGCCGCGTTGCCGCCGATAgcggcgccgggccagcGGCCGAACCAGGGCCGCGCGTCGGTCAGTCCGACGGCGGGGACCAGCGGGAAGAGCAAGAGCCAGGAGAGGATCAGCATCGCGAATATCATTTGA